The Saprospiraceae bacterium genome includes a window with the following:
- a CDS encoding gliding motility-associated C-terminal domain-containing protein, whose translation MKTNIQNINHLIYSFQNDRHFFKSVRIAFCILSCIFYVSKLQSQDISLSSYSGLNVCDTSEFFILLENNEGISLSGNSIRISLPCGFRYVQGSVVFGTESDISNLSEPVLNYKNLTIGEKLIVSFRAILSCESLQCIDRGDNFSLKIVSTTNIGTKSFTSSNLNIETPFLVITGLTPVFQELPLNNVVERKVIIRNSRLGFVRSFIFSDFYTDGLIINSPSGTVLQNSNGIFSIRLGPEDFKKIGNLDEKFDFNEEIEISELITASDCSFKNKILLSDLTASWGCEGQSCQSSSVNAGIRILSPEISGPALSFSPVSSNPDCYSGGHVTQKFDIKLIPSTGNLSNLEIVIDQNQPGRGILVGSVNTPWPFSVVYEIKSLNACGDSIAERVIISIPFIANSDTEKEEMISWEVAHCESPMCGVPRNQWTYTYRYNKDCAEPKDRTHGGGGKAVTSDIQPIISGSIHLSPTSTISDGLKTNLIYDLSSEKLINSEGIAELCFTLPLYMRIDNQNFELDGKIPVNIFTEVIGNNNRLCLSYELPFSKDSVSLTIKITGDCAAGGNGICKDTIITACSLCEEELPLKTFSSVGSLYLTNTFCTDPILVCADGIFISECYDGLCPDTLAGYLDYTLEARRLTLGLPDKNGDGMEDTDQVYNLSLITYSQILPGDTFLVEIKGAVNVDFGKKNHKYLTLQLIAENFESTNPNNAAAITALLIGPDGGLRDLNNTLKIYDSDENVWHTVKDVPFFVSEITHTYDMSVPTLRLVNPDFPENYEYKTGDSIIFQIERDLNINYMRITGGNTRLNQIFNFDYYSRFILNDEPLNIINQKKACNCKSVKLTVSGVMQLYTDNGSTINQGVLCPDENYSDRIFSITGHGFTTPGELKAFYRLKEILVPVTSASTVLSLTVITGTESKTFQPFKVDSDYYYFKTENELQYAGFFKSGDIFINRRLDQCLSDVKNNSSSASLIFDLTPQGKRFFRDTLHVNIRNNFVLPELVAAFDLKNIISLSNKVEVDFSIKDVSNFNFPIKNKYVKILVKEGDLKDIMLFDSLSGTFITSENNVFRLPDIVLNKRSKLTLNAISLSCNPVKIYFEYGYLCENSNSNRFNCYSKTDSVLVSFPKGISEISPTTQPAIADLCSPMEDTQILFFNAGLGSIYNTTIDILLPVGLNIVPGSVRLIVPQGSNNEITISDPVFLSARKYRWRISEIPEIQNVSGIPGVNSFPDNGFELVFKTIADCDFISGTQILYTIQATEICGIITNKVNKTSQPYQIRNVEVPTPFELNAIIENNLNCQNKRRIDLSWTNPTGFAGILHLSLPDRFSIDSNSISGNLNNIQFSRSNDYYVWNTETGETISRLSFDITLPADQPCGNELIQLFISSESEGFCVETNSTCNIGAVAAAKTLTLDIIKSEYEIPQLDIIASASPDSVTVRVVVRNLSIPSDQQLIGTIYNDVNNNGIFDSQDSFLNIIKLGIFQNAGESITTEIKLSLKNGTFCSVILLIDAVENCLCVTPFKNASFNLKITNPPVSICWDEEIVIGKSPVAGYSYQWNNTVGLSCDSCSSAVFNIPNTTGQPVTYIKELIENDPFGCQVSYLYNITTLPKTGILTGAQLICSGDTAILISGLSANYEWTGNNIISTQGQVAFVRPDFTSDYFLKITDFNGCISYDTVTVTVNNLTSIPKDYEFCKGIFPQLNLDIPDSITFKWTTGVEFLSDPFSKNPVINSLENITLGLMLDNGLCSSNVEINIRFFETFDIPALSDLFTSCIGDSLLVQLPEIYQYEWTPTDEVNCQNTECNNVIFTVTEGVKTITLFAIDSNGCSITKSITIQHTEGTFIEQVNVNFCEGDSLFLYGKYVLNEGNYCDTLRNAEKCLVLNCTEITLLPKNQMNSEIAICQGESVQIFDNLVSAAGTYCNTYKNIFGCDSTVCIRLDVNPMPSLNKTDSIINAFSGSTVQLFVPENFVEYEWSPSIDLSCMNCPDPITTISIPMEYIVKVTDLNGCTAEKKFIILIPDNCLLDGNFQLPNGFSPNGDQVNDIYTIPVGESCGPIRLTVFNRWGNIVFFREVYDNTWDGRSDNGGELPQGTYFVLAEWLSENFKKTTFVDLRRN comes from the coding sequence ATGAAAACAAATATTCAAAACATCAATCATTTAATATATTCATTTCAAAATGACAGACATTTCTTTAAGTCTGTCAGGATTGCGTTTTGTATTTTATCATGTATTTTTTATGTCTCCAAATTACAATCTCAGGATATTTCATTGTCATCCTATTCGGGTTTGAATGTTTGTGATACGTCTGAATTTTTTATACTTTTAGAAAATAATGAAGGCATCAGTCTCTCAGGCAATAGTATCAGAATATCCTTGCCATGTGGTTTTAGATATGTTCAGGGATCTGTTGTTTTTGGCACAGAATCAGATATCTCCAATCTATCCGAACCTGTATTAAACTATAAAAACCTGACGATCGGTGAAAAGCTGATTGTAAGTTTTCGGGCTATTCTCAGTTGTGAAAGTCTTCAGTGTATCGACCGGGGTGATAATTTCAGTTTAAAAATAGTTTCAACAACCAATATTGGAACCAAATCTTTTACCAGTTCAAATCTGAATATAGAAACCCCCTTTTTAGTCATCACCGGATTGACGCCCGTATTTCAGGAATTACCACTTAACAATGTTGTGGAAAGAAAAGTAATAATCAGAAATTCGCGATTGGGGTTTGTACGTTCCTTTATTTTTTCAGATTTTTATACCGATGGTTTGATTATTAATTCGCCATCCGGTACTGTACTTCAAAATAGTAATGGAATATTCAGCATACGATTAGGTCCGGAAGACTTTAAAAAAATAGGAAATCTGGATGAAAAATTTGACTTTAACGAAGAAATTGAAATAAGTGAACTCATTACTGCTTCCGATTGTAGTTTTAAAAACAAAATCCTTTTATCAGATCTGACGGCTTCATGGGGTTGTGAAGGACAATCCTGTCAGTCATCTTCTGTCAATGCCGGAATTCGGATTCTGTCTCCTGAAATTTCAGGGCCTGCATTAAGTTTTAGCCCCGTTTCATCCAATCCTGATTGTTACAGTGGAGGGCACGTAACACAAAAGTTTGACATCAAATTAATACCATCCACCGGTAATCTTTCAAATCTGGAAATTGTCATAGACCAAAATCAGCCGGGCAGAGGTATTCTTGTAGGATCTGTAAATACGCCCTGGCCATTTAGTGTGGTATATGAAATCAAATCTCTTAATGCATGTGGTGATAGTATTGCTGAAAGAGTCATCATAAGTATCCCCTTTATTGCAAATAGTGACACAGAAAAAGAAGAGATGATCTCCTGGGAAGTAGCCCATTGCGAAAGTCCGATGTGTGGTGTCCCCAGAAATCAATGGACTTACACTTACCGGTACAATAAAGATTGTGCTGAACCAAAAGACAGAACACATGGAGGTGGCGGAAAAGCAGTTACATCAGACATTCAACCCATCATTTCCGGTTCTATCCATTTATCACCGACTTCCACCATCAGTGACGGACTGAAAACTAATTTAATCTATGACCTAAGTTCAGAAAAGCTGATTAACAGTGAAGGAATTGCAGAGTTGTGCTTCACACTGCCGCTATATATGCGTATAGACAACCAAAACTTTGAGCTGGATGGTAAAATTCCGGTAAATATATTCACGGAAGTCATCGGAAATAATAACAGACTTTGTCTGAGTTATGAATTGCCATTTTCCAAAGACAGTGTAAGTTTGACCATCAAAATCACTGGAGATTGTGCAGCCGGAGGCAACGGTATCTGCAAAGATACGATCATCACGGCCTGTTCCTTATGTGAAGAAGAATTGCCATTAAAAACTTTTTCTTCCGTCGGTTCCCTTTATCTGACCAATACTTTTTGTACGGATCCTATTTTGGTTTGTGCCGATGGTATTTTTATTTCGGAGTGTTATGATGGGTTATGTCCGGATACATTGGCGGGATATCTGGATTATACGCTCGAAGCCCGAAGACTTACTCTGGGACTTCCTGATAAAAATGGTGACGGCATGGAAGATACTGATCAGGTTTATAATTTGTCACTCATCACATATTCTCAAATACTGCCGGGGGACACTTTTCTGGTTGAAATAAAAGGAGCAGTGAATGTAGATTTTGGTAAAAAAAATCACAAATATCTGACCTTGCAGTTAATTGCTGAAAATTTTGAATCCACCAATCCCAATAATGCCGCAGCAATCACAGCACTATTGATAGGTCCGGATGGTGGTCTGAGAGATTTAAACAATACCTTAAAGATTTATGACTCAGATGAAAATGTCTGGCACACGGTGAAGGATGTTCCTTTCTTTGTTTCAGAAATAACGCACACCTACGATATGTCTGTGCCTACGCTCAGATTAGTGAATCCTGATTTTCCTGAAAACTATGAATACAAAACGGGTGATTCTATCATTTTCCAGATAGAAAGAGACCTGAACATCAATTATATGAGAATTACGGGTGGCAATACCAGATTAAATCAAATATTTAATTTTGATTACTACTCCAGATTCATACTGAACGATGAGCCTTTAAACATTATAAATCAGAAAAAAGCCTGTAATTGCAAATCCGTAAAATTAACTGTCTCAGGTGTCATGCAACTATATACGGATAACGGAAGTACTATCAATCAGGGAGTGCTGTGTCCTGACGAGAATTACTCCGATAGAATATTTTCGATCACAGGACATGGATTTACCACACCGGGTGAGTTGAAAGCTTTCTACAGATTAAAAGAAATTTTGGTGCCGGTGACTTCCGCTTCTACCGTACTTTCTTTGACCGTCATTACGGGGACAGAGTCCAAAACTTTTCAGCCCTTCAAAGTAGATTCTGATTATTACTATTTTAAAACAGAGAATGAACTACAGTACGCCGGATTTTTTAAATCGGGGGATATTTTTATAAACCGAAGATTGGATCAATGTCTTTCTGATGTAAAAAACAATTCCAGTTCAGCATCTTTAATATTCGATCTGACACCCCAGGGAAAAAGATTTTTCAGAGATACATTACATGTTAACATTCGCAATAATTTTGTACTTCCTGAATTAGTCGCAGCCTTTGACCTTAAAAACATCATCTCTTTAAGCAATAAAGTTGAAGTTGATTTTTCCATTAAAGATGTTTCCAATTTTAATTTCCCTATCAAAAATAAATACGTCAAAATTCTGGTCAAAGAAGGTGACCTCAAAGATATCATGCTTTTCGATTCACTATCCGGCACGTTCATTACTTCAGAAAACAATGTTTTCAGACTTCCGGATATTGTCCTTAACAAAAGATCTAAATTGACACTCAATGCTATATCTCTGAGTTGTAATCCCGTTAAAATATATTTTGAATACGGATATCTTTGCGAAAATAGCAATTCAAATAGGTTCAATTGTTATTCTAAAACTGACAGTGTTTTGGTTTCTTTTCCGAAAGGTATATCCGAAATCAGTCCAACTACCCAACCTGCTATTGCAGACTTATGCAGTCCGATGGAAGATACACAAATACTTTTTTTTAATGCCGGACTGGGTAGCATTTACAATACCACGATTGACATTCTGTTGCCGGTTGGTTTGAACATTGTTCCAGGCTCTGTGCGTCTGATTGTACCACAAGGCAGCAATAATGAAATAACCATTTCCGACCCTGTCTTCCTTTCAGCCCGCAAATACAGATGGAGAATATCGGAAATACCTGAAATTCAGAATGTTTCTGGGATTCCGGGAGTGAATAGTTTTCCGGATAATGGTTTTGAACTGGTTTTCAAAACGATAGCAGATTGTGATTTTATTTCCGGCACACAGATTTTATATACCATTCAAGCTACCGAAATCTGTGGCATCATCACCAATAAAGTAAACAAAACAAGCCAGCCTTATCAGATCAGAAATGTGGAAGTTCCTACCCCATTTGAGCTGAATGCAATTATAGAAAATAATCTAAACTGTCAGAATAAAAGAAGAATCGATCTTTCATGGACGAATCCCACCGGTTTTGCAGGAATTTTACATTTGAGTTTGCCGGATAGATTTTCAATTGATAGCAATAGTATTTCGGGGAATCTCAATAATATTCAATTCAGTCGTTCAAATGATTATTATGTTTGGAATACTGAAACAGGTGAAACAATTTCAAGGCTGAGTTTTGATATCACATTGCCGGCAGACCAGCCTTGTGGGAATGAACTGATTCAATTATTTATATCTTCCGAATCAGAAGGATTTTGTGTGGAAACAAATTCGACATGTAATATCGGGGCCGTTGCAGCAGCCAAAACACTCACTTTAGATATTATTAAGTCAGAATATGAAATTCCACAATTGGATATTATAGCGTCTGCCTCACCTGATTCTGTTACCGTTCGGGTAGTTGTAAGAAATCTTTCAATTCCTTCAGATCAGCAGTTGATAGGTACTATATATAATGATGTCAATAATAACGGCATTTTCGATTCGCAGGACAGTTTTTTGAATATTATAAAACTGGGAATTTTCCAAAATGCAGGTGAAAGTATCACCACAGAAATTAAATTATCGCTGAAAAATGGTACTTTCTGTAGTGTGATACTACTGATTGATGCGGTAGAAAATTGTTTATGCGTTACGCCGTTCAAAAATGCCTCTTTCAATCTTAAAATAACCAATCCTCCCGTCAGTATCTGTTGGGATGAAGAAATAGTCATTGGAAAATCTCCGGTCGCCGGCTACAGCTATCAATGGAACAACACCGTCGGATTATCTTGTGACAGTTGTTCAAGTGCTGTCTTTAACATTCCTAATACGACGGGGCAGCCTGTTACTTATATAAAAGAATTAATTGAGAATGATCCGTTTGGTTGTCAGGTGTCATATTTGTACAACATAACCACTTTGCCAAAAACCGGAATATTGACAGGCGCACAACTAATTTGCAGCGGAGATACAGCAATCCTAATCAGTGGTCTCTCAGCCAATTATGAATGGACAGGAAACAATATTATTTCCACGCAGGGTCAGGTGGCATTCGTCCGTCCGGATTTCACTTCTGACTACTTCCTCAAAATTACAGATTTTAATGGTTGTATTTCTTATGATACCGTCACAGTGACTGTCAACAATCTGACTTCTATCCCAAAAGACTATGAATTTTGTAAAGGAATCTTTCCTCAATTAAATCTGGATATACCGGACAGCATAACATTCAAATGGACGACTGGAGTGGAGTTTCTGAGTGATCCGTTCTCAAAAAATCCTGTGATCAACAGTCTGGAAAATATTACACTTGGACTTATGTTAGACAACGGTTTGTGCAGTAGTAATGTGGAAATCAATATCCGGTTTTTTGAGACTTTTGATATTCCTGCATTATCCGATTTATTCACTTCTTGCATCGGAGACAGCCTCCTTGTGCAGTTACCTGAAATATACCAATATGAATGGACGCCGACTGATGAAGTGAATTGTCAGAATACCGAATGCAATAATGTAATCTTTACTGTAACGGAAGGAGTAAAAACGATAACTCTGTTTGCCATAGATTCCAATGGTTGCTCCATAACCAAAAGCATCACGATCCAACACACAGAAGGAACTTTTATCGAACAAGTCAACGTTAACTTTTGCGAAGGTGACAGTTTATTTCTATATGGAAAATATGTCCTGAACGAAGGGAATTATTGCGATACGCTTAGAAATGCAGAAAAATGTCTGGTACTGAATTGTACAGAAATAACTTTATTGCCAAAAAACCAAATGAACAGTGAGATTGCTATTTGTCAGGGAGAAAGCGTTCAGATTTTTGATAATTTAGTTTCTGCAGCGGGTACCTATTGTAATACCTACAAAAATATTTTTGGATGCGACAGTACAGTTTGTATCAGGCTCGATGTAAATCCAATGCCTTCATTGAATAAAACTGACAGCATTATAAATGCATTCTCCGGTTCAACCGTACAACTTTTTGTTCCGGAAAATTTTGTTGAATATGAATGGAGTCCTTCCATAGACCTGAGTTGTATGAATTGCCCGGATCCAATTACAACAATAAGCATTCCCATGGAATATATCGTCAAAGTGACAGATTTGAATGGATGTACGGCTGAAAAAAAGTTTATCATTCTAATCCCGGATAATTGTCTTTTAGACGGAAATTTCCAATTACCTAACGGATTTTCTCCTAATGGTGATCAGGTAAATGACATATACACGATTCCGGTAGGAGAATCCTGCGGCCCGATCAGATTGACAGTTTTTAACCGTTGGGGAAATATTGTATTTTTCAGAGAAGTCTATGATAACACCTGGGATGGCAGATCAGATAATGGCGGCGAATTGCCCCAAGGTACTTATTTTGTACTGGCGGAGTGGCTCTCAGAAAATTTTAAGAAAACAACTTTTGTTGACTTGAGAAGAAACTGA
- a CDS encoding outer membrane lipoprotein carrier protein LolA — MFRIAILLILLPLSLTIRSQNATFSSKKDIDPKAKQILDKLKKQYDSYKTMEVKFELTLELPGQSPEIQKGSVIQDGKKYQVKMNDQEIYADGKNVWVYLKKNKEVQISDMDETGGSDVMSPKQMLRLYETENFVYAITAEKNDGGKQVVDIEFKPLDKKSEYTKMRLSVDKKENKMLSLHIFSRDGSRYTLKVNDILSNKTYDPTIFSFNPKAYPGVHIEDLRID; from the coding sequence ATGTTCCGTATCGCAATTTTACTAATACTACTTCCCCTGAGCCTGACAATAAGAAGTCAGAATGCTACCTTCTCCAGCAAAAAAGATATCGATCCCAAAGCCAAACAAATTTTAGACAAGCTCAAAAAACAATATGACAGCTATAAAACGATGGAAGTTAAATTTGAGCTGACACTTGAATTGCCCGGACAATCACCCGAAATCCAGAAAGGTTCGGTAATACAGGATGGTAAAAAATATCAGGTAAAAATGAATGATCAGGAAATTTATGCTGATGGAAAAAACGTTTGGGTATATCTCAAAAAAAATAAAGAAGTACAGATTTCAGATATGGACGAGACCGGTGGTTCAGATGTGATGTCACCAAAACAGATGTTGCGGTTGTATGAAACAGAAAATTTTGTGTATGCTATAACTGCTGAAAAGAACGATGGCGGAAAACAAGTCGTTGATATTGAATTCAAACCGTTGGATAAAAAATCAGAATACACAAAAATGCGTCTAAGTGTTGACAAGAAAGAAAATAAAATGTTATCTTTACATATCTTTTCGAGAGACGGTTCCAGATATACGTTGAAAGTAAACGATATCTTATCTAATAAAACGTATGACCCCACTATTTTCAGCTTTAATCCAAAAGCTTATCCGGGTGTGCATATTGAAGATCTGAGAATTGATTAA
- a CDS encoding type IX secretion system membrane protein PorP/SprF: protein MKRRQYINFLFLIVILFILQSQLCSQQQPMFTKFAFDNNTVFNPASTGRNNVWTSILAYRNQWARVEGAPTTTVINLDGPIQNDRAGLGVNIMHEKIGVDAQTSFNVNYAYHIRLNQNSKLSLGMKAGTFLINSNFANIITPNPDQFDPVYADNVSLNIPFAGIGAMWHSDRWYASLGMPVIVAGGKSTIASESPLLYKHYFFSSGYLLDIGDSPFQVKPFIFVRYQKAAPIQADLNVQFWYHDLFSVGVSYRTGDAISGMAEIALNKQISLSYAYDHTTSRFRAIGSGAHEIILQYSFRQDIKKIQSIHKISNLRRF from the coding sequence ATGAAACGGAGACAATATATAAATTTTCTTTTTCTGATAGTAATATTGTTCATATTACAAAGCCAGCTTTGTAGTCAGCAACAACCCATGTTTACAAAATTTGCCTTTGATAATAATACCGTTTTCAATCCTGCTTCGACTGGCAGAAATAATGTGTGGACAAGCATTCTGGCATACAGAAATCAATGGGCAAGGGTCGAAGGAGCACCGACTACAACCGTCATAAATCTGGATGGACCAATCCAAAATGACAGAGCCGGTCTTGGAGTAAATATCATGCACGAAAAAATCGGTGTCGATGCTCAAACTTCTTTTAATGTTAATTATGCATATCATATACGATTGAACCAAAATTCAAAATTATCATTGGGCATGAAAGCCGGGACATTTTTGATAAACAGCAACTTTGCCAATATCATCACACCCAATCCTGATCAATTTGATCCCGTTTATGCGGATAATGTATCCTTAAATATACCGTTTGCCGGTATCGGTGCAATGTGGCATTCGGATAGATGGTACGCCAGTTTGGGGATGCCGGTCATTGTTGCCGGAGGAAAATCTACCATCGCAAGTGAATCTCCTTTGCTCTATAAACATTATTTTTTTTCTTCCGGTTATTTGTTGGATATCGGCGATTCACCCTTTCAGGTAAAACCTTTTATATTTGTAAGATATCAGAAGGCGGCTCCGATTCAGGCTGATTTGAATGTACAGTTTTGGTATCATGATTTATTTTCTGTGGGTGTATCATACCGGACCGGAGATGCTATTTCAGGAATGGCCGAAATAGCGCTGAACAAACAAATTTCACTGTCTTATGCCTATGACCATACGACGTCCAGGTTCAGGGCTATCGGCAGCGGAGCACACGAGATCATTCTGCAATACAGTTTCAGACAGGATATCAAAAAAATTCAATCCATTCATAAAATATCCAATCTGAGACGATTTTAA
- a CDS encoding OmpA family protein has translation MTIIRIILFFILAVFQLPAMCQNKCPKGDKAYDKLQFHKASEAYEKCIKSSFDPDIAAKLADCYHILGKTAEASVLYEKIIQFPDMDSTKVKKFRSLLNKQSSGFSDSKTFVWFDNNNQPIEKKFTVTPVSFNSAFADFSPTFFKNGIVYSSARPAQKAKDHFTGQFFTNLYFFDPITLFSSPLSEQFYEKYNIGTSCFTENEQNIYFTGNDLSKNQDKVLVLKIMSSTYKDGHWSKPTDFQYNTKNHHVGHPAISPNGKWMVFSSNLEKSSDLDLFICEHRAGQWSIPVRLPSPINSSGNEAFPVFINDSLLIYSSDFMGTLGGLDMMAADFRKGQFTNKRILPAPFNSPYDDYGLITKDNFQSGYFTSTRGNEEGIENIYYFETAEELLAETNESESKYESILEAEIIVSNNPETPADSTPRQKITEESIFITEENKTILPDSFVIENLFYDFDKWNIRPDAALVLDNLAEILLQKKNLEIELESHTDSRGNDQYNLILSQKRADSAVVYLKKKGVDVTGIKAIGAGESRLANHCKNDIPCSARLHQQNRRTVVRIIKQ, from the coding sequence ATGACAATAATCAGGATCATTTTATTTTTCATTTTGGCTGTTTTTCAGCTTCCGGCAATGTGCCAGAATAAATGTCCTAAAGGTGATAAAGCTTACGACAAACTGCAATTTCATAAAGCATCAGAGGCTTACGAAAAATGTATAAAATCATCGTTCGATCCTGACATTGCTGCAAAACTGGCCGATTGTTATCACATTCTTGGAAAAACAGCCGAAGCATCTGTTTTATATGAAAAAATCATCCAATTTCCGGATATGGATTCGACGAAAGTCAAAAAATTCAGGAGTTTATTAAATAAGCAAAGTAGTGGTTTTTCTGATTCAAAAACATTTGTTTGGTTTGATAATAACAATCAACCGATTGAAAAGAAATTTACTGTTACACCTGTTTCCTTTAATTCAGCGTTTGCAGATTTCAGTCCGACTTTTTTTAAAAATGGAATCGTTTATTCTTCAGCCCGACCAGCCCAAAAAGCGAAAGATCACTTTACCGGACAATTTTTTACCAATCTCTATTTCTTTGACCCGATCACTTTATTTTCATCTCCTTTGTCCGAACAATTTTATGAAAAATACAATATCGGGACTTCATGTTTTACTGAAAACGAACAAAACATATATTTCACGGGCAATGATCTGAGCAAAAATCAGGATAAAGTATTAGTCCTGAAAATTATGTCCAGTACATACAAAGATGGACATTGGTCAAAACCGACTGATTTTCAATACAATACAAAAAACCACCACGTAGGACATCCGGCTATCAGTCCGAATGGGAAGTGGATGGTATTCAGCTCGAATCTTGAAAAATCATCTGATCTCGATTTATTCATTTGTGAACATCGGGCTGGACAGTGGTCTATTCCTGTCAGACTACCTTCTCCAATAAACTCATCAGGAAATGAAGCTTTTCCGGTTTTTATAAATGATAGTCTTTTGATTTACAGTTCGGATTTTATGGGTACACTTGGCGGATTGGATATGATGGCAGCAGATTTCAGAAAAGGACAGTTTACCAATAAAAGAATCCTACCGGCACCTTTCAACAGTCCTTATGATGATTATGGACTTATTACGAAAGATAATTTTCAGAGTGGATATTTCACTTCAACCCGTGGGAATGAAGAAGGAATTGAAAACATTTATTATTTCGAAACAGCAGAAGAATTATTAGCAGAAACGAATGAATCGGAATCTAAATATGAATCGATATTGGAAGCTGAAATAATTGTCAGCAATAATCCGGAAACACCCGCAGATTCAACACCGCGTCAAAAAATAACCGAGGAATCTATTTTCATTACGGAAGAAAATAAAACTATCCTGCCGGATTCTTTTGTGATTGAAAATCTGTTCTACGATTTTGATAAATGGAATATTCGACCCGATGCGGCATTGGTGCTTGACAATCTGGCTGAAATCCTCCTGCAAAAGAAAAATCTGGAAATCGAACTCGAATCACATACGGACTCCCGAGGAAATGATCAGTATAATTTGATACTCTCACAGAAACGTGCAGACTCTGCTGTTGTTTACCTGAAGAAAAAAGGTGTGGATGTAACAGGCATAAAAGCAATCGGCGCAGGTGAATCCAGATTGGCCAATCACTGTAAAAACGACATTCCGTGCAGTGCCCGCCTCCACCAGCAAAACCGTCGAACCGTAGTCAGAATTATAAAACAATAG
- a CDS encoding pseudouridylate synthase — translation MEILFEDDFLIAVNKPHGVFVHRSSLDKEADVFVLQQVRDYVGSFVHLVHRLDRKTSGVLLLAKSAEIHSEMSKAFAGREVSKKYLAIVRGYTEDAGMIDYAITNDRGKLQDAETHYKTIDRTEINISSGKFPTSRYSLVELSPVTGRQHQLRKHMSHIFHPIIGDRPHGCNKQNKFFLEHFKMDTMLLHASYLEFIHPIGQNTVQISCPVQDEFRRMIAELGFQLKANKL, via the coding sequence ATGGAAATACTTTTTGAAGACGACTTCCTGATTGCCGTCAATAAACCGCACGGAGTTTTTGTTCACAGATCTTCCTTGGATAAAGAAGCTGATGTATTTGTTCTGCAACAGGTGCGGGATTATGTCGGATCTTTTGTACATCTCGTCCACAGATTGGACCGGAAGACATCCGGGGTGCTATTATTAGCGAAATCGGCAGAAATACATTCTGAAATGAGTAAAGCCTTCGCCGGTCGGGAGGTCAGCAAAAAGTATCTGGCTATCGTTAGAGGATATACTGAAGATGCAGGTATGATTGACTATGCCATTACCAATGACAGAGGAAAACTTCAGGATGCAGAAACACACTATAAAACCATCGACCGAACGGAAATCAATATTTCTTCCGGAAAATTTCCGACTTCAAGATATTCTTTGGTAGAACTTTCGCCTGTCACCGGTCGTCAACATCAATTGCGCAAACACATGTCCCACATCTTCCACCCTATCATCGGCGACAGACCACACGGCTGCAATAAACAGAATAAATTTTTTCTGGAACACTTCAAAATGGACACCATGTTGCTGCATGCTTCCTATCTCGAATTTATACATCCTATTGGACAAAATACTGTTCAGATATCCTGTCCTGTGCAGGATGAATTCAGAAGGATGATCGCTGAACTTGGGTTTCAGCTAAAAGCAAACAAATTGTAA